From the Halobacterium zhouii genome, the window CGACATCCACCGCGACGGCGCCGTCCCCGTTCTCCTCGGCGGCGAGCACACCGTGAGCATCGCGGGCGTGCGCGCCGCCGACCCAGACGTGCTCGTGATGCTCGACGCCCACCTCGACCTCCGCGAGGAACTCGACGGCAACCCCCTGAGCCACTCGACGGTCGCGCGCCACGCGCTCGACGTCGTCGACGAGGTCGTGGTCGTCGGCGCTCGCGCGGGCAGCGAAGCCGAATGGGAGCGCGCCGCCGAGAGCGACGTCACGGTCGTCCCGCCGGAGGACGCCGCCGACTGGACGCCCGAGTTCGGCGGCGACGATGCCGGCGGCGACGGCGATGCCAGCACCGACGGCGATGCCAGCACCGACGTCTACCTCAGCGTGGACGTCGACGCCGCCGACCCCGCGTACGCCCCGGGTACGGGCACGCTGGAGCCGTTCGGCCTCGGTTCCTCGACGATGCGGGACGTCGTCCGGGCCGTCGCACCGCACGCCACCGCGTTCGACGTCGTCGAGGTGAACGACCGCGACGACGGCCAGGCCGCGACGCTCGCCGCGAAACTGGTCCGCGAGTTCGTGCACGCCAACGCGGACTAGTGCTGGTAGGAATTGTGGTCGCTTCTGTAGATAGTTCGAAAGCCGCGGCTGCAGTGTACCGAACTACCTCTGCAGACACCCAGAAAGCCCCGAGGCTGTAGACTCGGGGGACTCGTTGCGCTCCTCGCCTTCGGCTGCGGTGCTAACGTCGTCCGCCTTCGTCTACAGCCTCGCCCCTTTCGGCCCCTCCCTGCCGGTTGCTCAGCCGGCAGGAGGTCGGACTGAAAGGGGCGGCCCTGTCGCGCTCGTGTAGTCGTCTCGCCGACCCCT encodes:
- a CDS encoding arginase family protein; this encodes MFPGARADRDDAAYVVVGAPLDVSTSFQPGTRFGPERIRRFGRTFEDYHHTSRAHFSQRGVHDHGDVHAWDDAAEYLEYLEGVLTDIHRDGAVPVLLGGEHTVSIAGVRAADPDVLVMLDAHLDLREELDGNPLSHSTVARHALDVVDEVVVVGARAGSEAEWERAAESDVTVVPPEDAADWTPEFGGDDAGGDGDASTDGDASTDVYLSVDVDAADPAYAPGTGTLEPFGLGSSTMRDVVRAVAPHATAFDVVEVNDRDDGQAATLAAKLVREFVHANAD